Proteins co-encoded in one Cytophaga hutchinsonii ATCC 33406 genomic window:
- a CDS encoding T9SS type A sorting domain-containing protein encodes MEKFLRIKIENENLIADHTFDKVKKRKQEYFNLTFCTGKIKAVALSMLFFLLLSYSGHAAVKTSAAAGNWNVAANWTSSGVPGSTDQVTVNNIMTLNADLTINSGGIYTFNSNSTGTMVLKMGDHLLTGGGDLNINAPAVVTMGSGDLYFGTIHVYAGATLNITGNLDITASNIIVDEGGILNVGGNFLNTNSSVVVNGIIAIGGKYVSNATALASATVTGTGSITSNGVMTNSTFLGSSTIFGSSGDCNAGPCNGGCIAGMTALPVTGPGMICSGTSNLVYTTNPVSGASSYVWTLPAGTVITSGANTRTITVTAGATSGNISVRPTNTTCAGTTASLAVTAGVPTGTAAISGAATACQSTGGFVYAVSGVNAATTYNWSVPPGASITSGAGTNTITVTMGTTAGAISVTPANICGNATGVTVATKAVALSVQPAAAIAYPYTTYCKNTTTQAPLITGTTGGTFSSSPTGLSMNSLTGIITGSSSTARAYTITYTAPAATGCSNATATQSITIVSTNMTPVTSAITGSGSSCQNGTGTYSITNTVTSYDWKLPSGSTISSGSSTQSIGVLFGTASGVISVTPLTTCAGNTATVTVTVSPCAKTWNGSAGSDWSTAANWSPSIVPAATEDVTIANVASKPVVSAGATGNTKNLTINSGAGLTISSAGTVNVTGNVVNNGTFTASSGSTLGFTGTTAQTITGVPSIYNLNINNAAGVSVLSPLAANGTISLLNGALTTNSNLTLEFDNGGNVGYAASDAGSISGNVAGRRNALIRTHYVAAPFNGVSSAQVGATTPLFYNGNWKMYVKSFDNQGWNAITDATMAMPLGTGYSVALPSLSVLLFSGTYNHNFQLTGTSYSNTVAGKYMLVGNPYPSTLDWSSTSGWTKTNIADAIYLWSASTNQISSWVGGVTSGPNASKYIPAMQAFMVTTTGSGGMASLGINNNARVSNQNVAYAREGADETVRIKIQTENSDLWDDAVIRFNEMATNDFDPDFDAYKIINYGIAPSIYTTLGSTLYSINSVADPLALSSIPVSVKLPSDGNYILSVVKSDPAIDYVLIDKKFGIENLISGPGYTFVGLASDNTDRFELQLRTAVTTGIYQTQAHSGLKINAAPKGFVIQTDMYAANDARIEILDMTGKIIQVMAQNNLNSGTTFVPLDLADGAYLIKVSVAEEEFSGMISLIR; translated from the coding sequence ATGGAAAAATTTTTACGAATAAAAATTGAAAATGAGAATCTGATTGCTGATCACACTTTTGACAAAGTAAAAAAACGGAAACAGGAATATTTCAACTTAACTTTCTGTACAGGTAAAATTAAAGCCGTGGCTTTATCTATGCTTTTCTTTCTTTTACTAAGTTATTCAGGGCATGCAGCTGTAAAAACTTCTGCAGCTGCCGGTAACTGGAATGTCGCTGCAAACTGGACATCTTCGGGAGTTCCAGGCAGTACAGATCAGGTTACTGTAAATAACATAATGACATTAAATGCGGATTTAACAATAAACAGCGGCGGCATTTATACCTTTAATTCAAACTCCACCGGTACAATGGTTTTGAAAATGGGGGATCATCTGTTAACAGGAGGAGGTGATCTGAATATCAATGCGCCTGCAGTTGTAACAATGGGGAGCGGTGATTTGTATTTTGGAACAATACATGTGTATGCAGGAGCCACACTAAACATTACAGGCAATTTAGATATTACAGCTTCAAATATTATTGTTGATGAAGGAGGTATATTAAATGTTGGCGGAAACTTTTTAAATACAAACAGCAGTGTTGTTGTGAATGGTATCATTGCCATAGGCGGAAAGTATGTATCGAATGCAACAGCTTTAGCAAGTGCAACGGTTACAGGTACGGGAAGTATTACCAGTAATGGTGTAATGACCAACAGTACATTTTTGGGTTCAAGTACCATCTTTGGTTCATCCGGTGATTGCAATGCCGGGCCGTGCAACGGCGGGTGCATTGCCGGCATGACCGCGCTGCCTGTAACCGGCCCGGGAATGATCTGTTCGGGCACATCCAATCTGGTATATACAACAAATCCGGTAAGCGGTGCAAGCAGCTACGTATGGACCTTGCCGGCAGGAACAGTCATTACATCAGGTGCAAATACCAGAACAATCACGGTAACAGCAGGGGCAACGTCAGGAAATATTTCTGTTAGACCAACAAATACGACCTGTGCAGGAACAACCGCTTCGCTTGCTGTTACGGCTGGTGTACCAACAGGCACAGCAGCTATCAGCGGCGCGGCAACAGCGTGCCAGAGCACAGGTGGTTTTGTATATGCTGTTTCAGGTGTTAATGCAGCAACAACGTATAATTGGTCTGTACCGCCGGGAGCGAGTATTACAAGCGGTGCAGGTACAAATACCATAACGGTTACAATGGGGACAACGGCAGGTGCGATAAGCGTTACTCCTGCAAATATCTGCGGCAATGCTACAGGTGTAACGGTTGCTACAAAAGCTGTAGCGCTTTCCGTTCAGCCGGCTGCAGCAATTGCATATCCGTATACAACGTATTGTAAAAATACAACTACTCAGGCTCCGCTAATCACGGGAACCACCGGCGGTACATTTTCTTCCTCGCCAACAGGTTTATCTATGAACAGCTTAACAGGAATCATTACAGGGAGCTCAAGTACAGCAAGAGCGTATACGATAACCTATACTGCCCCGGCTGCTACAGGATGCAGCAATGCTACAGCAACACAATCCATTACCATTGTAAGCACAAATATGACACCTGTAACGTCTGCTATTACAGGTTCCGGTTCTTCTTGTCAAAATGGTACAGGCACTTATTCAATCACGAATACTGTTACGTCATATGACTGGAAACTTCCATCCGGTTCAACAATCAGCAGCGGATCTTCAACACAATCAATAGGTGTGCTGTTTGGTACCGCATCCGGTGTTATTTCTGTTACACCGCTTACTACTTGCGCCGGTAATACAGCAACAGTAACTGTTACCGTGTCTCCATGCGCAAAAACCTGGAACGGTTCTGCAGGGTCTGATTGGAGTACTGCTGCTAACTGGTCGCCGTCTATTGTTCCTGCCGCTACAGAAGATGTTACTATTGCTAATGTTGCGTCAAAGCCTGTTGTTAGTGCGGGAGCAACAGGCAATACAAAAAATCTTACCATTAATTCCGGAGCAGGCCTTACCATCAGTTCTGCCGGTACAGTAAATGTAACCGGCAATGTTGTGAACAACGGTACGTTTACAGCCTCTTCAGGTTCTACACTTGGTTTTACAGGTACTACAGCACAAACAATTACAGGTGTGCCTTCCATTTATAATTTAAATATTAATAACGCTGCTGGTGTATCCGTACTTTCACCACTTGCAGCGAACGGTACAATCTCCTTGCTAAACGGTGCCCTAACAACAAATTCCAATCTTACCCTGGAGTTCGATAATGGAGGGAATGTTGGATATGCTGCATCAGACGCAGGAAGTATTTCCGGAAATGTTGCCGGCAGAAGAAATGCATTGATCCGTACGCATTATGTAGCCGCCCCTTTTAACGGAGTAAGTTCAGCACAGGTAGGCGCAACCACGCCGTTATTCTACAACGGTAACTGGAAAATGTATGTTAAATCATTTGATAACCAGGGTTGGAATGCGATAACAGATGCCACAATGGCAATGCCATTAGGTACCGGATATTCGGTAGCGCTTCCTTCTCTTTCTGTTTTGCTGTTTTCAGGAACGTATAACCACAACTTTCAACTTACCGGTACATCGTATTCAAACACCGTAGCAGGAAAATATATGTTAGTTGGAAACCCATATCCATCAACATTAGATTGGAGCAGCACAAGCGGATGGACAAAAACAAATATTGCAGATGCCATTTATCTATGGAGTGCTTCTACAAATCAGATCTCAAGCTGGGTAGGGGGAGTTACTTCAGGACCTAATGCTTCAAAATATATTCCGGCAATGCAGGCATTTATGGTAACAACTACAGGTTCCGGCGGAATGGCTAGTTTAGGCATTAATAATAATGCCCGTGTGAGTAACCAGAATGTGGCATATGCGCGGGAAGGTGCCGATGAAACAGTCCGGATTAAAATTCAGACAGAAAACAGTGATTTGTGGGATGATGCCGTAATTCGTTTTAATGAAATGGCAACAAACGATTTCGACCCTGATTTCGATGCCTATAAAATTATTAATTATGGAATTGCGCCTTCTATTTATACAACCCTTGGCTCAACCCTCTACTCCATCAATTCTGTAGCGGATCCGCTTGCGTTGTCCAGTATTCCTGTGTCTGTAAAATTACCTTCCGATGGTAATTATATATTAAGTGTAGTAAAAAGCGATCCGGCAATTGATTACGTGCTGATCGATAAAAAATTTGGAATAGAAAACCTGATTTCAGGACCCGGCTATACATTTGTTGGTCTGGCTTCGGATAATACCGATCGTTTTGAACTTCAGTTACGAACAGCAGTTACTACAGGTATTTACCAGACTCAGGCACACAGCGGTTTGAAAATTAATGCTGCACCGAAAGGTTTTGTTATTCAGACAGACATGTATGCTGCGAATGACGCACGTATAGAAATTTTGGATATGACTGGAAAAATAATTCAGGTAATGGCGCAAAATAATTTAAACAGTGGTACTACGTTTGTTCCGCTGGATCTGGCAGATGGGGCCTACCTTATTAAAGTGTCTGTGGCAGAGGAAGAATTTTCAGGAATGATTTCACTGATCAGGTAA
- a CDS encoding T9SS type A sorting domain-containing protein — MNTFFHLQPVNVFLKRVVFTIFFLNTCFLAVAELNSTSSQTISTSQAYTGASKIANGSTLTISGGTTTFNGTLTVGNGAAGTLIVKSGAIVIVNGTLSIGTSSNGAVVIENGGQLIVNPGSASGTAAININSSAATALDIQTGGSVIVKAAASGNNILGMYQTAASNVTVAGALQIRGGGFKMDGTSKLTYSGSGNDTIIGTPNTSGAYFSNSTKLTVGSNVNLYISGDVKNDSNAEFAINGNVSINGNYQSGNNTANVTGTGTLTTTGSLNSDSYQGSVFGERYSCPTGPCGGSNVITSSNMTTCNGGSVIITGPAIAGAAYKWLVSVTSASSGFTNAPGANTGQNYSTTGSPAAQYTYYKRQYTLNGVTINSNTLTITSSFWVTASTTPAIGGASTVCTGSAITLTNSLSGGRWTSASPNIATVSSSGVVTGVSAGTSVITYSGNGCYTPSNKTITVSSCVITWTGATNSAWTTMSNWSSGSVPTASDSILIPAGAPNYPQISTSVSSYKTTVNSGASLTITSSGVLNAYGNIINNGTVTTNAGSTVAFKGSSAQTISGVPVLYNVQVANTSGGVALSSAVTLKGALTLTSGVLTTNANLTVNFDNGGNIAYNSTDAGSISGNVTGRRDVVARTHYISAPFNGVTSAQVGATTPLYYNNYWKMYAKNFATQGWTAVTDVTTAMPLGTGFSIALPNAAPLIFTGTYNHSYTLPATTYSNAAAGKYILIGNPYPSALDWTSAAGWTKTNVANAIYYWDAASSKVSSYVAGVSTNGGTQYIPAMQSFMVSTTGTGGNSSVAINNAARVSLQNPSFLRNGSDETVRIKITAANAEQWDDAVVRFNEMATNSFDDDWDAYKLLSRGPSPSVYTVLGEDIYSVNSVAHPSALPIIDLAVYIPADGNYSLTITNSDPATDYVLIDKKLGTENLLSGSDYMFSGLRTDDGNRFQLQLRISENNITTGTTAAQNNKGLQIHSTDKGFVVQTDVFGGSKATIEVLDMSGKSVAAMENTLAAGATFISSDLSAGAYLVKVTVDGNTFAGMISLLK, encoded by the coding sequence ATGAATACCTTCTTTCATCTTCAACCAGTAAATGTATTCCTTAAAAGAGTTGTTTTTACAATCTTCTTTTTAAATACATGTTTTTTGGCTGTGGCAGAGTTAAATTCAACTTCCAGCCAGACAATATCGACCTCACAAGCATATACAGGTGCCAGCAAAATCGCAAACGGCAGTACGCTAACTATTTCGGGGGGGACAACAACGTTTAATGGTACTTTAACCGTAGGTAACGGTGCTGCAGGTACATTAATTGTAAAAAGCGGAGCTATCGTGATTGTAAACGGTACCTTATCTATTGGTACATCCAGCAATGGTGCTGTAGTGATTGAAAACGGCGGTCAATTGATTGTTAATCCGGGCTCAGCAAGCGGGACAGCCGCAATCAATATCAATAGTTCAGCAGCAACGGCTCTGGATATTCAGACAGGTGGCTCCGTGATTGTAAAAGCAGCCGCATCAGGCAACAACATTTTAGGCATGTATCAGACGGCGGCATCGAATGTAACTGTTGCCGGTGCTCTTCAGATCAGAGGAGGCGGGTTTAAAATGGATGGTACTTCAAAATTAACGTATTCAGGTTCGGGTAACGATACCATTATAGGTACACCTAATACTTCGGGGGCATATTTCTCAAATTCAACAAAGTTAACGGTTGGCTCAAATGTTAACTTATATATAAGCGGTGATGTTAAAAATGATTCGAATGCAGAGTTTGCCATTAATGGGAATGTGTCTATTAACGGTAATTATCAGTCAGGAAACAATACAGCAAATGTTACCGGTACGGGTACATTAACAACAACGGGTTCATTAAATTCCGATAGTTACCAGGGTTCTGTTTTTGGAGAAAGATACAGCTGTCCGACAGGTCCTTGTGGGGGCAGTAACGTCATTACTTCAAGTAATATGACCACCTGTAACGGAGGCAGTGTTATAATAACCGGGCCAGCTATTGCCGGAGCTGCTTATAAGTGGCTGGTAAGTGTTACCAGTGCTTCAAGCGGCTTTACAAATGCCCCGGGTGCAAATACCGGACAGAATTATTCAACTACCGGTTCACCGGCTGCTCAATATACCTACTACAAAAGACAATACACATTAAATGGTGTTACAATAAACAGCAATACATTGACCATAACATCCTCATTCTGGGTAACAGCTTCAACAACTCCGGCTATTGGAGGTGCAAGCACGGTATGTACAGGTTCTGCTATAACACTTACAAATTCATTAAGCGGCGGCCGATGGACAAGTGCTTCTCCCAATATTGCAACAGTATCTTCTTCCGGTGTGGTAACAGGTGTTTCTGCCGGGACTTCTGTAATAACCTATTCAGGCAACGGATGTTATACACCTTCCAATAAGACAATAACGGTATCATCCTGTGTGATCACCTGGACGGGGGCAACAAACAGTGCCTGGACAACCATGTCAAACTGGAGTTCCGGTTCTGTTCCTACAGCATCAGATAGTATTTTAATTCCGGCAGGTGCACCTAATTACCCTCAAATTTCAACAAGTGTATCCAGTTATAAAACAACGGTTAATTCCGGAGCTTCATTAACAATTACTTCATCTGGTGTATTAAATGCATATGGGAATATTATTAATAATGGTACAGTTACAACGAATGCCGGTTCAACGGTAGCGTTTAAAGGAAGCAGTGCACAGACAATAAGCGGTGTTCCGGTATTGTACAATGTACAGGTTGCAAATACTTCTGGTGGTGTAGCCTTATCTTCAGCGGTTACATTAAAAGGAGCATTAACGTTAACAAGCGGTGTATTAACAACCAACGCTAATCTTACAGTGAATTTTGATAATGGTGGTAACATAGCCTACAATTCAACAGATGCGGGAAGTATCAGCGGTAATGTAACCGGCCGCCGTGATGTGGTAGCACGTACACATTATATCAGTGCGCCTTTTAACGGTGTCACATCTGCACAGGTTGGAGCAACCACACCATTGTACTATAACAACTACTGGAAAATGTATGCAAAGAATTTTGCTACACAAGGGTGGACAGCTGTAACAGATGTGACTACAGCAATGCCTCTGGGTACTGGTTTCTCTATTGCTTTACCGAATGCCGCTCCATTGATCTTTACCGGAACGTATAATCATAGCTATACATTACCGGCAACAACTTACTCCAATGCAGCAGCAGGTAAATATATCTTAATCGGAAATCCATATCCATCAGCGCTGGATTGGACAAGTGCGGCAGGCTGGACAAAAACAAATGTGGCCAACGCTATTTATTACTGGGATGCAGCAAGCAGTAAAGTTTCTTCATACGTTGCAGGTGTAAGCACAAATGGCGGTACACAGTATATACCGGCAATGCAATCATTCATGGTGTCTACAACAGGTACCGGAGGTAATTCAAGTGTTGCGATCAATAATGCAGCGCGTGTTAGTTTACAGAATCCTTCGTTCTTACGTAACGGTTCGGATGAAACTGTCCGAATCAAAATAACAGCAGCAAATGCAGAACAGTGGGATGATGCTGTTGTACGCTTTAATGAGATGGCAACAAATTCATTTGATGATGACTGGGATGCGTATAAGTTATTAAGCCGTGGTCCGAGCCCTTCTGTTTATACGGTACTTGGTGAAGATATTTATTCTGTTAACTCTGTAGCGCATCCTTCAGCATTGCCAATCATTGATCTGGCTGTATATATTCCGGCAGATGGTAACTACAGCTTAACGATTACTAACAGTGACCCTGCTACAGACTATGTATTAATAGATAAAAAATTAGGAACAGAAAATCTTTTATCCGGATCCGATTATATGTTTAGCGGACTGCGTACGGATGATGGAAACCGTTTCCAGCTTCAGTTGCGTATTTCAGAGAATAACATTACTACAGGTACTACAGCTGCACAAAATAACAAAGGGCTTCAGATTCATTCAACAGATAAAGGCTTTGTGGTTCAGACAGATGTTTTTGGAGGCAGCAAAGCTACGATTGAAGTTCTGGATATGAGCGGAAAATCTGTAGCTGCTATGGAAAACACACTCGCAGCAGGTGCAACATTTATTTCTTCAGATCTTTCAGCAGGTGCTTATCTGGTTAAAGTAACGGTTGATGGAAATACGTTTGCGGGAATGATCAGTTTACTAAAATAA
- a CDS encoding beta strand repeat-containing protein — protein MKHLLHTIFRSLYSIIYIEFLGKRKLSAPVLIPVNVLTEKTQKINIRGTVLYKMLGCFVLVTLFSTVSQAQTYLSPSGNLNITTNTTYSGAGIYTGTTTVKAGVTVIFTGGVSLSNSAKFVIEAGATVIINSGGFSTSSSTEATTATGSKLIIIAGGLNLSNSSKFTSNGALAVRDGGLSISSSATLGLYGLNQDTIRGAVSLNNSTTTTIDTGVELYIDGDITSTSSAGMAVNGNVAVDGNYQSWNSAKITGTGDITTTGSMNAGGSSTIFGVNPYSCSGPDCNGRNSCGRTITASTPSTGVCLNSSVILTGVLSGSGTKAYQWQVSTTLGGTYSNITGATSSTYTFTATAARYYKVRITVSGCASTSNIIPITINTPAVAPAAITGNTSICAGESTTLTVSGGNLGTDGSAVWYDAASCGSFIQNWTSQPYATIRTTVNGANGILNVTSAFDSWIEMYGLGTFNPNIYKYINIRYRVNSGDAQAVQMYFTNATYTTANENAVVVSPLISDGNWQVLTIDMSTHPLWTSSTVTGWRYDFASGVANMDIDYISLTAKPAGGNNGTLSSTFSPLVTTIYQVRYESVCNFTTCQAVTITVNSPATAVAGSDISMCAGSTAVPIIAGSSAANTSGITWTSNGTAGTISAPTSLTNAKYTPSPADIAAGSRTVTLTATGQGACPNVTSTKTITIISSPAAIGTLTGTATVCKEQTITYSIPSVANAASYNWTVPTGAAITAGTGTTSITVSYAGASVTSGSVSVDAINTCATTSKSLAITINNTCANSWIGVTSTDWNTTSNWSLGMIPSSAHDVMVPASTPFSPTVSATANVASFTNNNTLTVAFGAILNVYGNITNNSNVSPASGSTVAFKGNSAQTVSGVPVLYNVQVANTSGGVALSSAVTVRGTLTLTSGVLTTNSNLTVNFDTGGNIAYNSTDAGSISGSVTGRRDAIARTHYIGAPFNGVTSAQVGATTPLYYNNYWKMYAKNFANQGWLAVTDATTAMSPGTGYSLALPNAASLIFTGTYSHSYTLPGATYSNAAAGKYILIGNPYPSTLDWNKASGWTKTNVANAVYYWDAAGNKVSSYVAGVSTNGGTQYIPAMQAFMVTTTGTGGSNSSVAINNNARLSTQNPSFLRTGADETIRIKLTGANAEQWDDAVIRFNEMATTAFDTDWDAYKILSRGPSPLVYTTLGEDIYSINSVAEAASLPAVDVLVYIPADGNYTLTITNSDPTTDYILIDKKLGTENLLSGSDYKFSGAGTDAADRFQLQLRTAVTTGTQLSQKGRGLQIGSATKGFVIQTDQFAGNAAGIEIMDMNGKSISVFTSNLSAAATYVPVELADGAYLVKVTVEGNTFAGLISLIK, from the coding sequence ATGAAACATCTATTACACACAATTTTTAGATCTCTTTATTCAATAATTTATATTGAATTTTTAGGAAAAAGAAAATTAAGCGCACCGGTATTGATTCCGGTAAATGTCTTAACAGAAAAGACTCAAAAAATAAATATCCGGGGAACTGTTTTATATAAGATGCTCGGATGTTTTGTACTTGTGACATTATTTTCAACTGTCTCTCAGGCTCAAACGTATCTTAGTCCATCAGGGAATTTAAATATTACAACAAATACAACATATTCCGGTGCAGGTATTTATACCGGCACAACAACAGTTAAAGCTGGGGTAACAGTTATTTTCACCGGCGGAGTATCATTAAGTAATTCAGCAAAGTTTGTTATAGAAGCCGGGGCTACAGTAATTATTAATTCAGGAGGATTTAGTACAAGCAGTTCAACAGAAGCAACAACAGCCACAGGATCTAAACTTATAATTATAGCAGGCGGTTTGAATCTGAGTAATTCATCTAAATTTACCAGTAATGGTGCATTGGCCGTACGCGATGGAGGCTTGAGTATCAGTTCTTCAGCAACACTTGGTTTGTATGGATTAAATCAGGATACGATCAGAGGGGCCGTTTCATTGAATAACTCAACAACAACAACCATTGATACAGGGGTTGAATTATATATAGATGGAGATATTACGAGTACATCATCTGCCGGCATGGCAGTGAATGGAAATGTTGCTGTTGATGGAAATTATCAATCCTGGAATTCTGCTAAGATTACAGGTACAGGAGATATAACAACAACAGGATCTATGAATGCTGGAGGCAGCAGCACAATTTTCGGAGTCAATCCGTATAGCTGCAGCGGACCTGATTGTAATGGACGTAATTCATGCGGACGAACCATTACCGCATCTACACCGTCAACCGGAGTATGTTTAAATTCATCCGTAATACTAACAGGAGTATTGAGCGGGTCGGGGACAAAAGCATATCAGTGGCAAGTAAGTACCACTTTAGGCGGTACATATTCTAATATCACAGGCGCAACATCAAGTACTTATACCTTTACAGCAACTGCTGCCAGATATTATAAGGTTAGAATAACAGTTTCAGGTTGTGCATCGACAAGTAATATAATACCGATAACCATAAATACGCCGGCTGTGGCACCTGCTGCAATTACAGGCAATACTTCTATTTGTGCAGGAGAATCTACAACATTAACTGTGAGCGGCGGTAACTTGGGTACAGATGGATCGGCAGTATGGTATGATGCAGCTTCTTGCGGAAGTTTTATACAAAACTGGACAAGCCAGCCTTATGCAACAATAAGAACAACTGTAAATGGTGCGAACGGAATTTTGAATGTAACATCAGCATTTGATTCCTGGATTGAAATGTATGGGTTGGGAACATTTAATCCGAATATTTACAAATACATTAATATCCGTTACCGCGTGAATTCAGGAGATGCACAAGCTGTACAGATGTATTTTACAAATGCTACTTACACAACAGCAAACGAAAATGCAGTAGTAGTTAGTCCTTTAATCAGTGACGGGAACTGGCAGGTACTTACAATTGATATGTCTACGCATCCGCTCTGGACTTCATCAACCGTAACAGGCTGGAGATATGATTTTGCATCCGGAGTTGCCAATATGGATATTGATTATATTTCACTGACAGCAAAGCCTGCCGGTGGAAACAACGGTACACTTTCCTCTACCTTTAGTCCTTTGGTTACAACAATATACCAGGTTCGATATGAAAGTGTATGTAATTTTACTACTTGCCAGGCGGTAACAATAACGGTAAATAGTCCTGCAACAGCAGTAGCCGGAAGCGACATCTCAATGTGTGCGGGATCAACAGCTGTGCCTATTATAGCAGGGTCAAGCGCAGCAAATACGAGTGGAATTACATGGACTTCAAACGGAACGGCAGGCACAATCAGCGCGCCTACTTCTTTAACAAACGCAAAATATACGCCAAGTCCTGCGGATATTGCAGCAGGCAGCAGAACGGTAACGTTAACCGCAACAGGCCAGGGAGCTTGTCCGAATGTTACGTCAACAAAAACAATAACGATTATATCGTCTCCGGCTGCAATCGGTACGCTTACAGGTACAGCTACAGTATGTAAAGAGCAAACAATTACGTATAGTATTCCTTCCGTTGCAAATGCTGCAAGTTACAACTGGACAGTTCCAACAGGTGCTGCCATTACCGCAGGTACCGGTACAACATCTATTACAGTTTCCTATGCAGGAGCATCGGTGACTTCAGGGTCAGTTTCTGTAGATGCTATAAATACCTGTGCAACTACATCAAAAAGTTTAGCCATAACAATCAATAATACCTGTGCAAACAGCTGGATCGGAGTTACAAGTACAGATTGGAATACAACATCAAACTGGAGTCTTGGTATGATTCCATCAAGTGCACATGATGTGATGGTTCCGGCTTCAACACCGTTTTCTCCAACGGTTTCCGCTACAGCTAACGTAGCGTCCTTTACAAATAACAATACACTGACTGTAGCTTTCGGAGCAATATTGAATGTATATGGCAATATTACAAACAACAGCAATGTAAGTCCTGCAAGCGGTTCAACGGTAGCGTTTAAAGGGAACAGTGCACAGACAGTAAGCGGTGTTCCGGTATTGTACAATGTACAGGTAGCAAATACGTCAGGCGGTGTAGCCTTATCTTCAGCTGTTACAGTCAGAGGCACATTGACATTGACAAGCGGTGTGCTTACAACAAATTCAAACCTTACGGTCAATTTTGATACTGGCGGTAATATTGCGTACAATTCAACAGACGCAGGAAGTATCAGTGGCAGTGTAACCGGCCGCAGAGATGCGATAGCACGTACACATTATATCGGTGCACCTTTCAATGGCGTAACTTCAGCGCAGGTTGGGGCAACCACACCATTGTATTATAACAATTACTGGAAAATGTATGCAAAGAATTTTGCCAACCAAGGCTGGTTAGCAGTAACAGACGCCACTACGGCAATGTCTCCTGGTACAGGATATTCTCTTGCATTACCAAATGCAGCTTCGTTGATTTTTACGGGTACCTATAGCCATAGCTATACATTACCGGGAGCAACGTACTCGAATGCGGCAGCAGGAAAATATATCCTGATAGGAAATCCGTATCCATCTACACTGGATTGGAATAAAGCATCCGGCTGGACAAAAACAAATGTTGCGAACGCTGTTTATTACTGGGATGCTGCAGGGAACAAAGTATCTTCTTATGTGGCAGGTGTAAGCACTAATGGAGGTACACAATATATACCCGCTATGCAGGCGTTCATGGTAACAACAACCGGTACAGGCGGAAGCAATTCAAGTGTTGCGATTAATAATAACGCACGTTTGAGTACGCAGAATCCATCCTTCTTACGTACAGGTGCCGATGAAACGATCCGTATTAAATTAACAGGTGCAAATGCAGAGCAGTGGGATGATGCTGTAATTCGCTTCAATGAAATGGCAACTACAGCATTCGATACCGATTGGGATGCTTACAAAATTCTGAGCCGTGGCCCAAGCCCGTTGGTATATACAACACTTGGAGAGGATATTTATTCCATTAACTCAGTAGCAGAAGCTGCTTCACTTCCAGCAGTAGATGTCCTGGTATATATTCCTGCAGATGGTAATTATACCTTAACGATAACAAACAGTGATCCAACCACTGATTACATATTGATAGATAAAAAATTGGGTACAGAAAATCTTTTATCCGGATCAGATTATAAGTTTAGCGGTGCAGGTACAGATGCTGCAGATCGTTTCCAACTTCAGTTGCGTACAGCAGTAACTACAGGGACGCAGCTATCACAGAAGGGTAGAGGGCTTCAGATTGGTTCAGCAACAAAAGGGTTTGTCATCCAGACAGATCAGTTTGCCGGTAATGCAGCAGGTATTGAAATTATGGATATGAATGGAAAATCGATAAGCGTATTTACAAGCAACCTTAGTGCTGCTGCCACATACGTGCCGGTAGAACTTGCAGATGGTGCGTATCTGGTTAAGGTAACTGTTGAGGGCAATACGTTTGCTGGTCTGATCAGCCTGATAAAATAA